One Agelaius phoeniceus isolate bAgePho1 chromosome 7, bAgePho1.hap1, whole genome shotgun sequence DNA segment encodes these proteins:
- the MSTN gene encoding growth/differentiation factor 8 gives MQKLVLYASIYLFMLIAVDPVALDDSSQPTENAEKDGLCNACMWRQNTKSSRIEAIKIQILSKLRLEQAPNISRDVIKQLLPKAPPLQELIDQYDVQRDDSSDGSLEDDDYHATTETIITMPTESDILVQMEGKPKCCFFKFSSKIQYNKVVKAQLWIYLRQVQKPTTVFVQILRLIKPMKDGTRYTGIRSLKLDMNPGTGIWQSIDVKTVLQNWLKQPESNLGIEIKAFDENGRNLAVTFPGPGEDGLNPFLEVRVTDTPKRSRRDFGLDCDEHSTESRCCRYPLTVDFEAFGWDWIIAPKRYKANYCSGECEFVFLQKYPHTHLVHQANPRGSAGPCCTPTKMSPINMLYFNGKEQIIYGKIPAMVVDRCGCS, from the exons ATGCAAAAGCTAGTGCTCTATGCTTCTATTTACCTGTTCATGCTGATTGCAGTTGATCCGGTGGCTCTTGATGACAGTAGTCAGCCCACAGAGAACGCTGAAAAGGACGGACTGTGCAATGCTTGTATGTGGAGACAGAATACAAAATCTTCCAGAATAGAAGCCATAAAAATTCAAATCCTCAGCAAACTGCGTCTGGAACAAGCTCCTAACATTAGCAGGGATGTTATTAAACAACTTTTACCCAAGGCTCCTCCACTGCAGGAACTGATTGATCAGTATGATGTGCAGAGAGATGACAGTAGCGATGGCTCTTTGGAAGATGATGACTATCATGCCACCACCGAAACGATTATCACAATGCCTACAGAGT CTGATATTCTTGTACAAATGGAGGGAAAACCAAAATGTTGCTTCTTTAAGTTTAGCTCTAAAATACAATATAACAAAGTAGTAAAGGCACAATTGTGGATATACTTGAGGCAAGTCCAAAAACCTACAACGGTGTTTGTGCAGATCCTGAGACTTATTAAGCCCATGAAAGATGGCACAAGATATACTGGAATTCGATCTTTGAAACTTGACATGAACCCAGGCACCGGTATTTGGCAGAGTATTGATGTGAAGACAGTGTTGCAAAATTGGCTCAAACAGCCTGAATCCAATTTAGGCATCGAAATAAAAGCTTTTGATGAGAACGGACGGAATCTCGCTGTAACTTTCCCAGGACCGGGGGAAGATGGATTG AACCCATTTTTAGAGGTCAGAGTTACAGACACACCAAAACGGTCCCGCAGAGATTTTGGTCTCGACTGTGACGAGCACTCGACAGAATCCCGATGTTGCCGCTACCCGCTGACGGTGGATTTTGAAGCTTTTGGCTGGGATTGGATTATCGCTCCTAAACGATACAAAGCCAACTACTGCTCCGGAGAATGTGAATTTGTGTTTTTACAAAAGTACCCGCACACCCACCTGGTGCACCAAGCCAACCCCAGGGGCTCGGCAGGCCCTTGCTGCACGCCCACCAAGATGTCCCCCATCAACATGCTGTACTTCAACGGCAAAGAACAAATCATCTACGGCAAGATACCAGCCATGGTTGTAGATCGCTGCGGGTGCTCATGA